In the genome of Treponema sp. J25, one region contains:
- a CDS encoding lysylphosphatidylglycerol synthase transmembrane domain-containing protein: MSDKSTFSFAKPIGLAIVIGLCVNLGIAFFMDADTIYETLRKINIVVILVPFVSYFLIYFIDSLRLYVVLRQFGDRLTFGECFYNSVISILFSNITPFASGGQPFQIMHLTSIGIDSSRATNVVLSRYVEFLFTCFGIFLLSIPTALGLINSMHIGREPLFIGFGVTIFSSFFILFSLIRPDMLSQVIIRLEHTRFGRLIGKLSRKDNWGELLSQWTKTLRTEVAFLWSEKLLVMLLDIFLGFLNLALQAFSLAYVLHRITPIHTSYVHIMITFVIINLVVYYVPTPGASGSIEGSYVWVFSGMNNNPAATTVAILIWRFATYYLHVFFGLLFFLLYRKRSGGRINKEKALPLF; the protein is encoded by the coding sequence ATGTCCGATAAAAGTACCTTTTCATTTGCAAAACCCATTGGACTCGCCATTGTCATTGGGCTCTGTGTTAACCTGGGCATTGCCTTCTTCATGGATGCCGATACGATTTATGAAACCCTTAGAAAAATAAACATTGTGGTGATTTTAGTGCCCTTTGTTTCCTATTTCCTTATCTATTTTATCGATTCATTGCGGCTGTATGTGGTGCTCCGCCAATTTGGCGATCGCCTTACCTTCGGGGAATGTTTTTACAACAGTGTGATTAGTATTCTCTTTTCCAACATCACCCCCTTTGCTTCTGGGGGACAGCCCTTCCAGATCATGCACCTTACCAGTATTGGTATCGATAGTAGTCGGGCCACCAATGTAGTATTGTCCCGCTACGTGGAGTTTCTTTTTACCTGCTTCGGAATATTTCTTTTGAGTATACCTACTGCCCTCGGACTCATTAATTCCATGCACATTGGCCGGGAACCCCTCTTTATAGGTTTTGGAGTAACCATCTTTTCCAGTTTCTTTATTCTCTTCTCTTTGATTCGACCGGACATGTTGAGCCAGGTCATTATCCGTCTGGAACACACCCGTTTTGGACGGTTGATTGGGAAACTGAGCCGGAAAGATAACTGGGGAGAACTTCTTTCCCAATGGACCAAGACCCTCAGAACCGAAGTGGCCTTTCTCTGGTCAGAAAAACTGTTGGTAATGCTCTTAGATATTTTTCTTGGCTTTCTGAACCTAGCCCTCCAGGCCTTTTCTCTTGCCTATGTGCTTCATCGGATTACCCCTATTCACACATCCTATGTGCATATTATGATTACCTTCGTAATCATTAATCTCGTGGTATACTATGTTCCCACCCCAGGAGCCAGTGGAAGTATCGAAGGCTCTTATGTGTGGGTTTTTTCAGGGATGAATAATAACCCTGCGGCAACCACCGTGGCTATCCTGATATGGCGTTTTGCCACATACTATCTCCACGTATTCTTCGGGCTTCTTTTT